The Pseudomonas berkeleyensis genome includes a region encoding these proteins:
- a CDS encoding amino acid synthesis family protein: MSFEIRKIVTYLEETRIEGGKATDKPVTMVGLAVVIKNPWLGRGFVEDLKPEIKANCSDLGALMVERLTAAIGGADKIEAYGKAAVVGAEGEIEHASAVIHTLRFGNHYREAVKAKSYLSFTNKRGGPGTSIQIPMMHKDDEGLRSHYITLEMQIEDAPRADEIIVVLGAADGGRLHPRIGNRYIDQEELAAEKAQ, translated from the coding sequence ATGAGTTTCGAAATCCGCAAGATCGTCACCTACCTCGAAGAAACCCGCATCGAAGGCGGCAAGGCCACCGACAAGCCGGTGACCATGGTGGGCCTGGCCGTGGTCATCAAGAACCCCTGGCTGGGGCGCGGTTTCGTCGAAGATCTCAAGCCCGAGATCAAGGCCAATTGCTCCGATCTCGGCGCCCTGATGGTCGAGCGCCTGACCGCTGCCATCGGTGGCGCCGACAAGATCGAGGCCTATGGCAAGGCCGCGGTAGTGGGTGCCGAAGGTGAGATCGAGCACGCCTCTGCGGTAATTCACACCCTGCGCTTCGGCAATCACTACCGTGAAGCGGTCAAGGCCAAGAGCTACCTCTCCTTCACCAACAAGCGTGGCGGCCCGGGCACCTCGATCCAGATCCCGATGATGCACAAGGACGACGAAGGCCTGCGCTCGCACTACATCACCCTGGAAATGCAGATTGAGGACGCGCCGCGTGCCGATGAGATCATCGTGGTGCTGGGCGCTGCCGACGGTGGCCGCCTGCACCCGCGCATCGGCAACCGCTATATCGATCAGGAAGAGCTGGCCGCCGAGAAGGCCCAGTGA